The following coding sequences are from one Kwoniella dendrophila CBS 6074 chromosome 8, complete sequence window:
- a CDS encoding cytochrome c oxidase-assembly factor COX23, mitochondrial gives MASQVPPSKAPTPLSDRPLPPSASLSEPADYKNTFRGRMTASKFADPCEAASKASLECLERSHYNRDECLDFFAAYRECKGKWTAQRKEDARKGRDTV, from the exons ATGGCTTCGCAAGTTCCTCCTTCCAAAGCACCAACCCCTTTATCCGATCGACCACTACCTCCCTCAGCTTCTTTATCGGAACCAGCGGATTATAAAAATACATTTAGA GGTCGTATGACAGCTTCGAAG TTCGCAGATCCGTGTGAAGCAGCATCAAAGGCTTCTTTAGAATGTTTGGAAAGATCGCATTATAATCgtgatgag TGTTTGGATTTCTTCGCAGCTTATAGGGAATGTAAAGGCAAATGG ACCGCTCAGCGTAAAGAGGACGCACGGAAAGGTCGAGATACTGTTTAA
- a CDS encoding AP-2 complex subunit sigma, with product MIKFILVQNRQGKTRLSKWYSPYDDDEKVRLRGEVHRLIAPRDQKYQSNFVEFRNDKIVYRRYAGLFFCVCVDSNDNELAYLEAIHLFVEVLDAFFQNVCELDLVFSFYKVYAILDEVFLAGEIEETSKQVVLDRLDYLEKLE from the exons ATGATTAAATTCATTCTAGTCCAG AATCGACAAGGAAAGACACGGCTTTCGAAATGGTATTCTccatatgatgatgatgagaag GTGCGATTGAGGGGAGAAGTACATCGATTGATAGCGCCTAGAgatcaaaaatatcaatcgAATTTTGTAGAG TTtcgaaatgataaaattgtCTACCGAAGATATGCTGGTCTTTTCTTCTGTGTATGTGTAGACTCAAACGATAATGAATTAGCATATTTAGAAGCTATACATCTGTTTGTGGAAGTTTTAG ATGCTTTCTTCCAAAATGTATGTGAGCTGGATTTAGTGTTTTCGTTCTACAAG GTCTATGCAATTTTGGATGAGGTATTCCTGGCCGGTGAGATAGAGGAGACATCCAAACAAGTGGTTTTAGATAGACTCGACTACttagaaaaattagaatAG